Sequence from the Catenuloplanes indicus genome:
AGCAGTCCCGTGGCCTGGGCGTACTCCACCGTGTGTTGTTCCACAGTCGGCCCCTTAGTACTTCAGGAGGTTGGCGTCGTCGACGCTCGCGGAACGCCGGGTCCGGAAGATCGACATGATGATCGCCAGGCCGACCACCACCTCGGCGGCCGCGACGACCATGACGAAGAACGCCATGATCTGGCCGTCGAGGTTTCCGTTGATCCGGCTGAAGGTGACCAGCGCGAGATTCGCGGCGTTGAGCATCAGCTCGATGCACATGAACAGCA
This genomic interval carries:
- the nuoK gene encoding NADH-quinone oxidoreductase subunit NuoK translates to MSPSAYIVLSAILFTIGASGVLIRRNAIVLFMCIELMLNAANLALVTFSRINGNLDGQIMAFFVMVVAAAEVVVGLAIIMSIFRTRRSASVDDANLLKY